The following are encoded in a window of Saccharothrix longispora genomic DNA:
- a CDS encoding MFS transporter translates to MKGREKRMVTTAPPDQRRTLRKLMGAGLVGSSLEWYDFFIYATAAALVFPKLFFPGATPLIGLLLSFSTFWAGFVARPIGGLVFGHVGDRFGRKPALVACLAMMALATFLIGLLPTSASIGVLAPVLLVVLRFLQGIAVGGQWGGVVLLLTETAGPGRRGFAGTFGQAGVPLGVILGNVAFLLVGALVPAAEFASWGWRVPFLASALLFPVVLFIQLKVEDSPVFREIKERRGSAPAPPAAPLSEVLRTHRRPVLLGAGLMFASNAVFYVSIAGVLDYATRDLGLTRNSVLVVTLLSSLLSVPVILLAGRWSDTHGRRPLIIAGAVGMTVWAFPYFWLIDTASLGLIFVALAVSGVASSLVYGPVAAYLAELFEPQVRYSGASLAYQLASILVSGGTPFVMTALLAATGTSMSVSAFLLVMGLVTLGSVLGLRETHRT, encoded by the coding sequence GTGAAGGGAAGAGAGAAAAGAATGGTCACGACCGCACCACCCGACCAGCGCCGCACGCTGCGCAAGCTCATGGGCGCCGGCCTCGTGGGCAGCAGCCTGGAGTGGTACGACTTCTTCATCTACGCCACCGCGGCGGCGCTCGTGTTCCCGAAGCTGTTCTTCCCGGGGGCGACGCCGCTGATCGGGCTGCTGCTGTCGTTCAGCACGTTCTGGGCGGGCTTCGTCGCCCGGCCGATCGGCGGCCTGGTGTTCGGGCACGTGGGCGACCGGTTCGGCCGCAAGCCCGCGCTGGTGGCGTGCCTGGCGATGATGGCGCTCGCGACGTTCCTCATCGGCCTGCTGCCGACCAGCGCGTCGATCGGCGTGCTGGCGCCCGTGCTGCTGGTGGTGCTGCGGTTCCTCCAGGGCATCGCGGTCGGCGGCCAGTGGGGCGGCGTCGTGCTGCTGCTGACCGAGACCGCCGGGCCGGGCAGGCGGGGCTTCGCGGGCACGTTCGGCCAGGCCGGTGTGCCGCTGGGCGTGATCCTCGGCAACGTGGCGTTCCTGCTGGTGGGCGCCCTGGTGCCGGCGGCGGAGTTCGCGTCGTGGGGCTGGCGGGTGCCGTTCCTGGCCAGCGCGCTGCTGTTCCCGGTGGTGCTGTTCATCCAGCTGAAGGTGGAGGACAGCCCGGTGTTCCGGGAGATCAAGGAGCGGCGCGGGTCCGCCCCGGCTCCCCCGGCCGCGCCGCTGTCGGAGGTCCTGCGCACCCACCGGCGGCCGGTGCTGCTGGGCGCGGGGCTGATGTTCGCCTCGAACGCCGTGTTCTACGTCAGCATCGCGGGCGTGCTGGACTACGCCACGCGGGACCTCGGCCTGACCCGCAACTCGGTGCTGGTCGTGACGCTGCTGTCGTCGCTGCTGTCGGTGCCGGTGATCCTGCTGGCCGGTCGGTGGTCGGACACCCACGGGCGGCGACCGCTGATCATCGCCGGGGCGGTGGGGATGACGGTGTGGGCGTTCCCGTACTTCTGGCTGATCGACACCGCGTCGCTGGGGCTGATCTTCGTGGCGCTGGCCGTGTCGGGCGTGGCGTCGAGCCTGGTCTACGGCCCGGTGGCGGCCTACCTGGCGGAGCTGTTCGAGCCGCAGGTGCGGTACTCGGGGGCGTCGCTGGCCTACCAGCTGGCGTCGATCCTGGTCAGCGGCGGCACGCCGTTCGTCATGACGGCGCTGCTGGCGGCGACCGGGACGTCGATGTCGGTGTCCGCGTTCCTGCTGGTCATGGGCCTGGTGACGCTGGGTTCGGTGCTGGGGCTGCGGGAGACGCACCGCACCTGA
- a CDS encoding acetyl-CoA carboxylase family protein: MPTLLVANRGEIAVRVLRAAADLGWGTVALVTDSDDAHARFADRAVRLPDQRSYLDADAVLGAASGCDLVHPGYGFLAENAGFARRCAEAGLTFVGPPPEVLELLGDKTRARALAAGAGVPVLAGAGEDFEGFFRVHGACVVKAVAGGGGKGVRIVRGLADLDAAVRRCRAEALAAFGDDAVYVEELLEPARHVEVQLVGTTVLGDRDCSVQSHHQKVIEIAPAPDLADDLRAALHDAATVIARAVRYTGLGTVEFLLAPDGRFAFLEANPRLQVEHTVTEQVTGLDLVRAQLLLASEVEPDLAHTPRGSALQLRVSLTSTGRLSAFTPPTGPGVRVDTHASVGYRAGLGFDPLLAKVVVHADDPATALRRARRALDEFAVDGARTNIPFLRGLLDHPDVLRAHTGLVDSLPREDTGARSPVQGVVVAVEDGQVVVEAMKMQHVVAVGDGRVLVSVGDQVPEGALLAEGVDAAGVDIGATAKAVEVDLDEVRPDLAETLARHDFARPEAEAARHAAGRRTARENIADLCEDFTEYGGLAIAAQRRRRSLDELVERTPADGLVAGIGVVGGERVVAMSYDYAVLAGTQGIRNHAKKDRMFVLAERQRLPVVLFAEGGGGRPGDTDHDGVSWLDCMAFHLFAKLSALVPLVGIASGRCFAGNAVLLGTCDVVIATRDATIGMGGPAMIEGGGLGVFRPEEVGPVDVQVPNGVVDVLVDDDAEAVAVARKYLSYFQGPVDRWECADQRLLRHVVPEDRVRAYDVRAAVETLADTGSVLELRAAFGRGIVTALVRVEGRPLGLIANDPAHLGGAIDSDAADKAARFLQLCDAFDLPVLSLCDTPGFMVGPDAERTATVRHLTRLLVAGANLDVPFGFVALRKAYGLGAQAMAAGSLKVPRFAISWPSGEFGPMGLEGAVRLGYRRELDAIDDPAQRREAFEAMVAAAYEHGKALNVASAFEIDDVVDPADTRHWVTTQLTSPDRVARVGKKRPFVDTW, from the coding sequence GTGCCCACGCTGCTCGTCGCCAACCGGGGCGAGATCGCCGTCCGCGTGCTGCGCGCCGCCGCCGACCTCGGCTGGGGCACCGTCGCACTGGTCACCGACTCCGACGACGCGCACGCCCGGTTCGCCGACCGCGCCGTGCGCCTGCCCGACCAGCGGTCGTACCTGGACGCGGACGCGGTGCTCGGCGCGGCGTCCGGCTGCGACCTGGTGCACCCCGGCTACGGCTTCCTCGCCGAGAACGCCGGGTTCGCGCGCCGCTGCGCCGAGGCCGGCCTGACCTTCGTCGGACCGCCGCCCGAGGTGCTGGAGCTGCTCGGCGACAAGACCCGGGCCCGCGCGCTGGCCGCCGGCGCGGGCGTGCCCGTCCTGGCCGGCGCCGGCGAGGACTTCGAGGGGTTCTTCCGCGTGCACGGGGCGTGCGTGGTGAAGGCGGTCGCGGGCGGCGGCGGCAAGGGGGTGCGGATCGTGCGCGGGCTCGCCGACCTGGACGCGGCGGTGCGCCGGTGCCGGGCCGAGGCGCTGGCCGCGTTCGGCGATGACGCCGTGTACGTCGAGGAGCTGCTGGAACCCGCGCGGCACGTCGAGGTGCAACTGGTCGGCACGACCGTGCTCGGCGACCGCGACTGCTCGGTGCAGTCGCACCACCAGAAGGTGATCGAGATCGCCCCCGCGCCGGACCTGGCCGACGACCTGCGCGCCGCCCTGCACGACGCGGCGACCGTCATCGCCCGCGCCGTCCGCTACACCGGGCTCGGCACGGTGGAGTTCCTGCTCGCGCCGGACGGGCGGTTCGCGTTCCTGGAGGCCAACCCCCGCCTCCAGGTCGAGCACACCGTCACCGAACAGGTCACCGGCCTGGACCTGGTGCGGGCGCAGCTGCTGCTGGCCTCCGAGGTCGAGCCGGACCTGGCGCACACCCCGCGCGGCAGCGCGCTCCAGCTGCGGGTGAGCCTGACCTCGACCGGGCGGCTGTCGGCGTTCACGCCACCGACCGGGCCGGGCGTGCGGGTGGACACGCACGCCTCCGTCGGCTACCGGGCGGGCCTGGGCTTCGACCCCCTGCTGGCGAAGGTCGTCGTGCACGCCGACGACCCGGCCACGGCGCTGCGGCGGGCCAGGCGGGCGCTCGACGAGTTCGCCGTGGACGGCGCCCGCACGAACATCCCGTTCCTGCGCGGTCTGCTGGACCACCCGGACGTGCTGCGCGCGCACACCGGCCTCGTCGACTCGCTGCCGCGCGAGGACACCGGCGCCCGCTCCCCCGTGCAGGGCGTCGTGGTCGCGGTCGAGGACGGCCAGGTCGTCGTCGAGGCGATGAAGATGCAGCACGTCGTGGCGGTCGGCGACGGCCGCGTGCTGGTGTCCGTGGGCGACCAGGTGCCGGAGGGGGCGCTGCTCGCCGAGGGCGTGGACGCGGCGGGCGTCGACATCGGGGCGACCGCGAAGGCCGTCGAGGTGGACCTGGACGAGGTGCGCCCCGACCTGGCCGAGACGCTGGCCCGGCACGACTTCGCCCGCCCGGAGGCGGAGGCCGCGCGGCACGCGGCCGGCCGGCGCACCGCGCGGGAGAACATCGCCGACCTGTGCGAGGACTTCACCGAGTACGGCGGCCTCGCCATCGCCGCGCAGCGCCGCCGCCGGTCGCTGGACGAGCTGGTCGAGCGCACCCCCGCCGACGGCCTGGTCGCGGGCATCGGCGTGGTGGGCGGCGAGCGGGTCGTGGCCATGTCCTACGACTACGCGGTGCTGGCGGGCACGCAGGGCATCCGCAACCACGCCAAGAAGGACCGGATGTTCGTCCTGGCCGAGCGGCAGCGGCTGCCCGTGGTGCTGTTCGCCGAGGGCGGCGGCGGTCGGCCCGGCGACACCGACCACGACGGTGTGAGCTGGCTGGACTGCATGGCGTTCCACCTGTTCGCGAAGCTGTCCGCGCTGGTGCCGCTGGTGGGCATCGCGTCGGGCCGGTGCTTCGCGGGCAACGCCGTGCTGCTGGGCACGTGCGACGTGGTGATCGCGACCCGGGACGCCACCATCGGCATGGGCGGCCCGGCGATGATCGAGGGCGGCGGGCTCGGCGTGTTCCGGCCGGAGGAGGTCGGGCCGGTCGACGTGCAGGTGCCCAACGGCGTCGTCGACGTGCTGGTCGACGACGACGCCGAGGCGGTCGCCGTGGCGCGCAAGTACCTGTCGTACTTCCAGGGGCCGGTGGACCGGTGGGAGTGCGCCGACCAGCGCCTGCTGCGGCACGTCGTGCCCGAGGACCGGGTGCGCGCCTACGACGTGCGGGCCGCGGTGGAGACGCTGGCCGACACCGGGTCGGTGCTGGAGCTGCGCGCCGCGTTCGGGCGCGGGATCGTCACGGCGCTCGTGCGGGTCGAGGGCAGGCCGCTGGGGCTGATCGCGAACGACCCGGCGCACCTGGGCGGCGCGATCGACTCCGACGCCGCCGACAAGGCCGCCCGGTTCCTCCAGCTGTGCGACGCGTTCGACCTGCCCGTGCTGTCGCTGTGCGACACACCGGGGTTCATGGTCGGCCCGGACGCCGAGCGCACCGCCACCGTGCGGCACCTGACCCGGCTGCTCGTGGCGGGCGCGAACCTCGACGTGCCGTTCGGGTTCGTGGCGCTGCGCAAGGCGTACGGGCTGGGCGCGCAGGCGATGGCCGCGGGCAGCCTCAAGGTGCCGAGGTTCGCGATCTCGTGGCCCAGCGGCGAGTTCGGCCCGATGGGGCTGGAGGGCGCGGTGCGCTTGGGGTACCGGCGCGAGCTGGACGCCATCGACGACCCCGCGCAGCGGCGCGAGGCGTTCGAGGCCATGGTCGCCGCCGCCTACGAGCACGGCAAGGCGCTCAACGTCGCGTCCGCGTTCGAGATCGACGACGTCGTCGACCCGGCGGACACGCGGCACTGGGTCACCACCCAGTTGACCTCTCCCGACCGCGTCGCGCGGGTCGGGAAGAAACGCCCGTTCGTGGACACCTGGTGA
- a CDS encoding sporulation protein, giving the protein MLRAFGVGGPTVDTVLTNPNVRPGELLTGEVRIMGGDHPADIDEVKLSLVTRVEVESGDNEHNRTVEFARLVVGRRIAVGPGQNLVLPFQFPVPLETPLTVVHGQPLHGMTMGLRTELEVRGAVDPGDLDPVAVHPVHSQEHVLNAFGALGFRFQRADNEQGRIHGVPQQLPFYQEIEFLPPQQFLSRISQLELTFVTDPHHLYTVLEADRRGGLFRQGGDSFGHFAMTHDEVVRTDWAALVHQWMEQVAGRRSSGGHGMHGGHGMHGGHHGGHHGRGMGAGGLVAGAAAGVFGGMILGEALDEVGDFFEGE; this is encoded by the coding sequence ATGTTGCGCGCGTTCGGGGTCGGCGGTCCCACGGTGGACACGGTGCTGACCAACCCGAACGTCCGGCCGGGCGAGCTGCTCACCGGCGAGGTCCGGATCATGGGCGGCGACCACCCCGCCGACATCGACGAGGTCAAGCTGTCGCTCGTCACCCGGGTCGAGGTGGAGAGCGGCGACAACGAGCACAACCGCACCGTCGAGTTCGCCCGGCTCGTCGTCGGCCGGCGCATCGCCGTCGGCCCCGGCCAGAACCTCGTGCTCCCGTTCCAGTTCCCCGTGCCGCTGGAGACGCCGCTGACCGTCGTGCACGGCCAACCGCTGCACGGCATGACCATGGGCCTGCGCACCGAGCTGGAGGTGCGCGGCGCCGTCGACCCCGGCGACCTCGACCCGGTCGCCGTGCACCCGGTGCACTCGCAGGAGCACGTGCTCAACGCGTTCGGCGCCCTCGGCTTCCGCTTCCAGCGGGCCGACAACGAGCAGGGCCGCATCCACGGCGTGCCGCAGCAGCTGCCGTTCTACCAGGAGATCGAGTTCCTGCCGCCGCAGCAGTTCCTGTCCAGGATCAGCCAGCTGGAGCTGACCTTCGTGACCGACCCCCACCACCTCTACACGGTGCTGGAGGCCGACCGCCGGGGCGGCCTGTTCCGGCAGGGCGGCGACTCGTTCGGGCACTTCGCGATGACCCACGACGAGGTGGTCCGCACGGACTGGGCGGCGCTGGTGCACCAGTGGATGGAGCAGGTCGCGGGCAGGCGCTCGTCCGGCGGTCACGGGATGCACGGCGGTCACGGGATGCACGGCGGTCACCACGGCGGCCACCACGGTCGGGGGATGGGCGCCGGCGGCCTCGTCGCGGGCGCCGCGGCCGGCGTGTTCGGTGGGATGATCCTCGGTGAGGCCCTCGACGAGGTCGGGGACTTCTTCGAGGGCGAGTGA
- a CDS encoding GlsB/YeaQ/YmgE family stress response membrane protein, with translation MGIDSVIGGLIIGLVIGLLGKLVAPGKQAIPIWLTIVVGVVSAFLGTLVARAFGVEETPRIDWLELLFQVVISAVGVSLAAGFYGKTSRR, from the coding sequence ATGGGCATCGACAGCGTCATCGGCGGTTTGATCATCGGCCTCGTCATCGGCTTGCTGGGCAAGCTGGTCGCACCGGGCAAGCAGGCCATCCCGATCTGGCTGACGATCGTGGTCGGCGTCGTGTCGGCCTTCCTGGGCACGCTCGTGGCCCGCGCGTTCGGCGTCGAGGAGACACCGCGCATCGACTGGCTCGAACTGCTCTTCCAGGTCGTCATCTCCGCCGTCGGCGTCAGCCTCGCGGCGGGTTTCTACGGCAAGACGTCCAGGCGCTAG
- a CDS encoding PIN-like domain-containing protein gives MPDAQPTDGTTRGILDDFGAYRTARPDHHRDLFARGMVVLDTATLLDLYRYPAAARADLLKALHRVRDRLWVPHQALAGFWRGREAALGDVGRATDEAAAALAAAEEQALRGLRAWADRVSLDAESLHGLEQGLRDAHGHVADRLADVARRHVTAVADTEEDPVVADLDGLLYGRVGEPHPHEPADEPAWRGVWRELLVEATARRQDVLLVTGGSGDGWWRVDDEGNPRGPRPDLYEELRAAAGVRLFLMRPDTFLRHAREQFDLAVPEGSFADVGRAARPREDVTGLERLAGAFVADQGFEAVVVDYRRNHVVVEGERRGVERGALVLDAQRGDPRAAAAWIGGLARRHAGIGVVVFPERPADMLLNGVSVLGVPAVWRSGAGWDGSDSAREQGWLTR, from the coding sequence ATGCCCGACGCGCAGCCGACCGACGGCACGACCAGGGGAATCCTCGACGACTTCGGCGCCTACCGCACGGCGCGGCCCGACCACCACCGCGACCTGTTCGCGCGCGGCATGGTCGTGCTCGACACCGCGACCCTCCTCGACCTCTACCGCTACCCCGCCGCCGCCCGCGCGGACCTGCTCAAGGCGCTGCACCGGGTGCGCGACCGCCTCTGGGTGCCGCACCAGGCGCTGGCCGGGTTCTGGCGGGGCCGGGAGGCCGCGCTCGGCGACGTGGGGCGGGCGACCGACGAGGCGGCCGCCGCGCTCGCCGCGGCCGAGGAGCAGGCGCTGCGCGGCCTGCGCGCCTGGGCGGACCGGGTGTCGCTCGACGCCGAGTCGCTGCACGGGCTGGAGCAGGGCCTGCGCGACGCGCACGGGCACGTGGCCGACCGCCTCGCCGACGTCGCCCGGCGGCACGTGACCGCCGTGGCCGACACCGAGGAGGACCCGGTCGTGGCCGACCTCGACGGCCTGCTCTACGGGCGCGTCGGCGAACCGCACCCCCACGAGCCGGCCGACGAGCCGGCGTGGCGCGGGGTCTGGCGGGAACTGCTCGTCGAGGCCACCGCGCGCCGGCAGGACGTCCTGCTCGTCACCGGCGGCTCCGGGGACGGCTGGTGGCGCGTCGACGACGAGGGCAACCCCCGCGGCCCCCGGCCCGACCTGTACGAGGAGTTGCGCGCGGCGGCCGGGGTGCGGCTGTTCCTGATGCGCCCGGACACCTTCCTGCGGCACGCCCGCGAGCAGTTCGACCTCGCCGTGCCGGAGGGGTCGTTCGCCGACGTCGGCCGCGCCGCGCGGCCCCGGGAGGACGTCACCGGGCTGGAGCGGCTGGCCGGCGCGTTCGTCGCGGACCAGGGCTTCGAGGCGGTGGTGGTCGACTACCGGCGCAACCACGTGGTCGTCGAGGGGGAGCGCCGGGGCGTCGAGCGCGGCGCGCTGGTGCTCGACGCGCAGCGGGGCGACCCGAGGGCCGCCGCGGCGTGGATCGGCGGGCTCGCGCGCAGGCACGCGGGCATCGGCGTGGTCGTCTTCCCCGAACGGCCCGCGGACATGCTGCTCAACGGCGTGAGCGTGCTGGGCGTGCCGGCCGTGTGGCGGTCCGGCGCGGGGTGGGACGGCTCCGACTCCGCCCGTGAGCAGGGCTGGCTGACGCGCTGA
- a CDS encoding TetR/AcrR family transcriptional regulator produces MTSTRGEFALLDETWASVTPPAARRMLIAAAAAFSVRGYHATTTRDIAAQAGMSPAAVYIHYRSKEELLFQISRVGHTTSLSVLTRVPDGPPTTRLAAAVRAFASWHAEFHTTARVVQYELSALTPEHLAEVAELRRRIEAAVRDMVEAGVRAGEFDVPDVRGAVLAVLSLCIDVARWFKPDRGRTPEEIGDLYADLVLRMVGASAP; encoded by the coding sequence ATGACGTCGACCCGCGGCGAGTTCGCGCTGCTGGACGAGACCTGGGCGTCGGTGACGCCCCCCGCGGCGAGGCGCATGCTCATCGCCGCCGCCGCCGCGTTCTCGGTCCGCGGCTACCACGCGACGACCACGCGGGACATCGCCGCGCAGGCCGGCATGTCCCCGGCCGCGGTCTACATCCACTACCGGTCCAAGGAGGAACTGCTCTTCCAGATCTCCCGGGTCGGGCACACGACGTCGCTGTCCGTGCTGACCCGCGTGCCCGACGGACCGCCGACGACGCGCCTGGCGGCGGCCGTGCGCGCGTTCGCGTCCTGGCACGCCGAGTTCCACACGACCGCGCGGGTCGTGCAGTACGAGCTGAGCGCGCTGACCCCCGAGCACCTGGCCGAGGTCGCGGAGCTGCGCCGGCGCATCGAGGCGGCCGTGCGCGACATGGTCGAGGCGGGCGTGCGCGCGGGCGAGTTCGACGTGCCCGACGTGCGCGGCGCGGTGCTGGCGGTGCTGTCGCTGTGCATCGACGTGGCCCGCTGGTTCAAGCCGGACCGGGGCCGCACGCCGGAGGAGATCGGCGACCTGTACGCGGACCTCGTGCTGCGCATGGTGGGCGCGTCCGCCCCCTGA
- a CDS encoding acyl-CoA dehydrogenase family protein, with protein sequence MRRTLFEPDHDAFRETARAFVDRTLKPGYEKFVEQRHIDREVWLEAGRQGLLGLEIPEEHGGSGANDYRFNAVLGEELSKVSAGMASCLGIHGDVVAPYLADLCTEEQKRRWLPRFCSGEMTTGIGMTEPSGGSDLAALKSNAVRKGSDWVLNGSKTFITNGFSADMVVIAARTNPDVKPARGITLFAVETGMKGFERGRKLDKVGQPESDTAELFFDDVLIPAGNVIGEVDRGFIHMMERLPQERLGGAISNLAHARQILEETIAYAKERKAFGQAIGTFQHNKFTLAELVTKVDVTQAFLDQCTDAHTRRELSATDAAKAKYWSSDVQNEVIDACVQLHGGYGYMTEYRVARAWMDARVTRIWAGSNEIMKELIGRDLGL encoded by the coding sequence GTGCGCCGCACGCTGTTCGAACCCGACCACGACGCGTTCCGCGAGACCGCGAGGGCATTCGTCGACCGCACGCTCAAGCCGGGTTACGAGAAGTTCGTCGAACAGCGCCACATCGACCGGGAGGTGTGGCTGGAGGCGGGCCGCCAGGGCCTCCTCGGCCTGGAGATCCCCGAGGAGCACGGCGGCAGCGGCGCGAACGACTACCGCTTCAACGCCGTCCTCGGCGAGGAGCTGTCCAAGGTCAGCGCCGGCATGGCGTCGTGCCTGGGCATCCACGGCGACGTCGTCGCCCCCTACCTGGCCGACCTGTGCACCGAGGAGCAGAAGCGGCGCTGGCTGCCCCGGTTCTGCTCGGGCGAGATGACCACGGGCATCGGCATGACCGAGCCGTCCGGCGGCTCCGACCTCGCCGCGCTCAAGAGCAACGCCGTGCGCAAGGGCTCCGACTGGGTCCTCAACGGCTCGAAGACGTTCATCACCAACGGGTTCTCCGCCGACATGGTGGTCATCGCCGCGCGCACCAACCCCGACGTCAAGCCCGCCCGCGGCATCACGCTGTTCGCCGTCGAGACCGGCATGAAGGGCTTCGAGCGCGGCCGCAAGCTCGACAAGGTCGGCCAGCCCGAGTCCGACACCGCCGAACTGTTCTTCGACGACGTGCTGATCCCCGCCGGGAACGTCATCGGCGAGGTCGACAGGGGCTTCATCCACATGATGGAGCGCCTGCCGCAGGAACGCCTCGGCGGCGCCATCTCCAACCTGGCGCACGCCAGGCAGATCCTGGAGGAGACGATCGCCTACGCCAAGGAGCGCAAGGCGTTCGGCCAGGCCATCGGCACGTTCCAGCACAACAAGTTCACGCTCGCCGAACTGGTCACCAAGGTCGACGTGACGCAGGCGTTCCTGGACCAGTGCACCGACGCGCACACCCGCCGCGAGCTGTCCGCCACCGACGCCGCCAAGGCGAAGTACTGGAGCTCGGACGTGCAGAACGAGGTCATCGACGCCTGCGTGCAGCTGCACGGCGGCTACGGCTACATGACCGAGTACCGCGTGGCCCGCGCCTGGATGGACGCCCGCGTCACCAGGATCTGGGCCGGCTCCAACGAGATCATGAAGGAACTGATCGGCCGCGACCTGGGCCTGTAG
- a CDS encoding acetyl-CoA C-acetyltransferase codes for MPEAVVVATSRSPIGRARKGSLVDLRPDDLAAQIVGAALAQVPELDPREITDLHLGCAEPQDEHGQNAARRIAVQLGLDTVPGTTVNRFCASSVQTARMAFHAIKAGEGHAFVSAGVECVSRYRHGDPHLNPLFADAMTRTERTAATNEVWHDPREDGLLPDYYISMGQTAENVATLLGISRAEQDEFGVRSHNLAEKAIADGFFEREITPVILPDGTVVRTDDGPRKGVTPEAVGALTPSFRPQGTVTPGNCCPLNDGAAAVVVMSDTRARELGLTPLARIVSTGVSGLSPEIMGLGPVDATRQALGHAGMSIGDIDLVEINEAFAVQVLGSQRALGIDVDKLNVHGGAIALGHPFGSTGARIMTTLINGMRARDAQFGLETMCVGGGQGMAIILERLS; via the coding sequence ATGCCCGAGGCTGTCGTCGTCGCCACCTCGCGGTCCCCGATCGGCCGCGCCCGCAAGGGTTCGCTGGTCGACCTGCGACCGGACGACCTCGCCGCGCAGATCGTCGGCGCGGCCCTCGCCCAGGTGCCCGAGCTGGACCCGCGCGAGATCACCGACCTGCACCTGGGGTGCGCCGAACCGCAGGACGAGCACGGCCAGAACGCGGCCCGCCGGATCGCGGTGCAGCTCGGCCTGGACACGGTGCCCGGCACCACGGTCAACCGGTTCTGCGCCTCCTCGGTGCAGACCGCGCGGATGGCGTTCCACGCGATCAAGGCGGGCGAGGGGCACGCGTTCGTCAGCGCGGGCGTGGAGTGCGTCTCCCGCTACCGGCACGGCGACCCGCACCTCAACCCGCTGTTCGCCGACGCGATGACCCGCACCGAGCGCACCGCCGCGACCAACGAGGTGTGGCACGACCCGCGCGAGGACGGCCTGCTGCCGGACTACTACATCTCCATGGGGCAGACCGCGGAGAACGTCGCCACGCTGCTCGGCATCTCCCGCGCCGAGCAGGACGAGTTCGGCGTGCGCTCGCACAACCTGGCCGAGAAGGCGATCGCCGACGGCTTCTTCGAGCGCGAGATCACCCCGGTGATCCTGCCCGACGGCACGGTGGTGCGCACCGACGACGGCCCGCGCAAGGGCGTGACACCGGAGGCGGTCGGCGCGCTCACGCCGTCCTTCCGCCCACAGGGGACGGTCACGCCCGGCAACTGCTGCCCGCTCAACGACGGCGCGGCGGCCGTGGTGGTCATGAGCGACACGAGGGCGCGCGAGCTCGGCCTGACCCCGTTGGCGCGCATCGTGTCCACCGGCGTGTCCGGCCTCAGCCCGGAGATCATGGGACTCGGCCCCGTCGACGCCACCCGGCAGGCCCTCGGGCACGCGGGCATGTCCATCGGCGACATCGACCTGGTCGAGATCAACGAGGCGTTCGCCGTGCAGGTGCTGGGCAGCCAGCGCGCGCTCGGCATCGACGTCGACAAGCTCAACGTGCACGGCGGTGCCATCGCGCTGGGCCACCCGTTCGGCTCCACCGGCGCGCGCATCATGACGACCCTGATCAACGGGATGCGCGCCCGCGACGCGCAGTTCGGCCTGGAGACCATGTGCGTCGGCGGCGGTCAGGGCATGGCGATCATCCTGGAAAGGCTCTCCTGA
- a CDS encoding SDR family NAD(P)-dependent oxidoreductase, whose amino-acid sequence MGILDKFRLDGKVAIVTGASSGLGVAFAKGLAEAGADVVLAARRVDRLEATARLVEAAGRRALVVAADVAQPDDCREVARAAADFGRVAVLVNNAGVASAVPASRETPEQFLGVMDVNLNGAYWMAQAAAAVMTDGGSIVNVSSVLGLVSGGLPQAAYSASKAGLLGLTRDLAQQWTGRKGIRVNALAPGYFASEMTDQYPEGYLEGHIARLPLGRVGDPEELAAAVVFLASPAGGYTTGATFVVDGGVTLGG is encoded by the coding sequence ATGGGCATCCTCGACAAGTTCCGGCTCGACGGGAAGGTCGCGATCGTCACCGGCGCCTCGTCGGGTCTGGGCGTGGCGTTCGCCAAGGGCCTCGCCGAGGCGGGCGCGGACGTCGTGCTGGCCGCGCGCCGCGTGGACCGCCTGGAGGCCACCGCGCGGCTGGTCGAGGCGGCCGGCCGGCGGGCGCTGGTCGTGGCCGCGGACGTGGCGCAGCCCGACGACTGCCGCGAGGTGGCCCGCGCCGCCGCCGACTTCGGCCGGGTCGCGGTGCTGGTGAACAACGCGGGCGTGGCGTCCGCGGTGCCCGCGTCGCGGGAGACGCCCGAGCAGTTCCTCGGCGTCATGGACGTCAACCTCAACGGCGCCTACTGGATGGCCCAGGCGGCGGCGGCCGTGATGACCGACGGCGGGTCGATCGTCAACGTGTCGTCCGTGCTCGGCCTGGTCTCCGGCGGGCTGCCGCAGGCCGCCTACTCCGCGTCGAAGGCCGGACTGCTCGGCCTGACCCGCGACCTGGCCCAGCAGTGGACCGGCCGCAAGGGCATCCGGGTCAACGCCCTCGCGCCCGGCTACTTCGCCTCCGAGATGACCGACCAGTACCCCGAGGGCTACCTGGAGGGGCACATCGCGCGCCTGCCGCTGGGCCGGGTGGGCGATCCGGAGGAGCTGGCGGCGGCCGTGGTGTTCCTCGCCTCCCCGGCGGGCGGCTACACCACCGGCGCGACGTTCGTCGTCGACGGCGGCGTGACGCTCGGGGGCTGA